A stretch of Vibrio aphrogenes DNA encodes these proteins:
- a CDS encoding DUF294 nucleotidyltransferase-like domain-containing protein, with the protein MPDKFNMTLAPFDRLTPLQQNEVRSNLDVAYFRHSDTILTPGPSDGYLYIIIKGGVEETSDDGKEVFAHYAHDDLFDVRALLDKTVKHRYTALEDTLAYLLPSHLFLSLYHDNPEFAAYFDRNLVTRQQPVEIAHQQQNLAEFMLTKIDAAIYSPALIVEPHTSLRQTVELMQQHASDAALTRLTTSSTELSYGIVTRTDLLHAITLQQQPFETPIKHIAHSPVHHVKQGDYLFDAMITMTRHKCKRLAVTQQNQVVGMLQLTQVLSAFSTHSHVLSLRIANAQSLEALYQTSRPQYQLVQTLQRNGIRTRFIMELISTINEQIIEKAFALIVPQHLHDHCCLVALGSEGRGEQILKTDQDNALIIKDGLHWHQCDELMGRLTQALVKLGYPLCPGKVMVNNPEWVKNQLAWKKSLQHWAQDHSPESVMKLAIFSDARAIAGNTGLLQPLKQHLQQVMQKNEIALMTFARPALGFAVPLTIFGTVKQDKQGIDIKQGGIFPIVHGIRTLALEHHIMSTNTFERIEQLQTLHILEPLTADNLSEALKLFIKWRLEQQLSDSHQHNRLNVQHLNRAERDLLRHSLHVVKKFKQWLGYHYQIRE; encoded by the coding sequence ATGCCGGATAAATTCAATATGACCTTAGCGCCGTTTGACCGTTTAACTCCTCTTCAACAAAATGAGGTACGTTCAAACCTTGATGTCGCTTATTTTCGTCACTCCGATACCATACTCACTCCCGGCCCAAGCGATGGTTATTTATACATCATTATCAAAGGAGGGGTGGAAGAAACCAGTGATGATGGCAAGGAAGTTTTTGCCCATTACGCGCACGACGACCTGTTTGATGTCCGAGCCCTGTTAGATAAAACCGTCAAACATCGTTATACCGCACTAGAAGATACCTTAGCGTATTTACTTCCTAGTCACCTCTTCTTATCGCTGTATCACGATAATCCTGAATTTGCGGCTTATTTTGATCGCAACTTAGTCACCAGACAACAGCCTGTTGAAATCGCCCATCAACAACAAAACTTGGCTGAGTTCATGCTGACCAAAATTGATGCTGCCATTTATAGCCCAGCTCTGATCGTCGAGCCGCATACCAGCTTACGGCAAACGGTAGAACTTATGCAGCAACATGCTAGCGACGCCGCCTTAACGCGCTTAACCACCTCAAGCACAGAATTGAGCTATGGCATTGTCACACGTACTGATTTATTGCACGCCATTACCTTACAGCAACAGCCATTCGAGACCCCAATTAAGCACATCGCTCACTCACCCGTTCATCATGTTAAACAAGGTGACTATTTATTTGATGCCATGATCACCATGACTCGGCATAAATGTAAGCGTCTTGCTGTCACTCAACAAAACCAAGTAGTCGGAATGTTGCAGCTCACTCAAGTATTAAGCGCCTTTTCAACTCATTCGCACGTGTTAAGTTTACGCATTGCTAACGCTCAAAGTTTAGAAGCGCTGTATCAAACATCTCGCCCACAATATCAATTAGTACAAACGCTGCAGCGCAATGGCATTCGCACACGCTTTATCATGGAATTGATCTCGACCATTAATGAACAAATTATCGAAAAAGCATTTGCGCTCATCGTGCCTCAGCATTTGCATGACCATTGTTGTTTGGTGGCGTTAGGCTCCGAAGGTCGAGGAGAGCAAATACTCAAAACCGATCAAGATAATGCTCTGATCATTAAAGATGGCCTTCATTGGCATCAATGTGATGAACTCATGGGCAGATTGACACAAGCCTTAGTCAAATTAGGCTACCCGCTGTGTCCTGGCAAAGTGATGGTCAATAACCCTGAATGGGTCAAAAACCAGCTTGCTTGGAAAAAATCCTTGCAACATTGGGCCCAAGACCACTCACCAGAATCGGTTATGAAACTGGCCATTTTCTCAGATGCCAGAGCCATAGCAGGTAATACTGGTTTGCTCCAACCTCTCAAACAGCATCTTCAACAAGTGATGCAAAAAAATGAAATTGCCTTAATGACCTTCGCGCGCCCCGCGTTAGGTTTTGCGGTTCCCTTGACCATTTTTGGCACCGTCAAGCAAGACAAACAAGGCATTGATATTAAACAAGGCGGTATTTTCCCAATCGTGCATGGCATTCGGACTTTGGCCTTAGAACATCACATCATGAGCACCAATACCTTTGAGCGAATTGAACAGCTGCAAACCCTACATATTTTAGAACCATTGACTGCCGATAACCTGTCCGAAGCCTTAAAACTGTTTATCAAATGGCGACTTGAGCAACAATTGTCTGACTCCCATCAACATAATCGCCTTAACGTCCAACACTTGAATCGCGCGGAACGTGATTTATTGCGTCACAGCCTACACGTGGTTAAAAAATTCAAGCAATGGCTTGGTTACCATTATCAAATACGTGAGTAA
- the acs gene encoding acetate--CoA ligase has protein sequence MSDIHIHPVKDNILQHTHADNDTYLSMYQESVTDPQGFWGKHGKIVDWMTPFTQVKNTSFEPGNIDIKWFADGQLNVSANCIDRHLAERGDEVAIIWEGDDPNDDAQITFNQLHDQVCRFANVLKAQGVKKGDVVCLYMPMVPEAAVAMLACTRIGAVHTVVFGGFSPDALAGRIIDSNAHVVITADEGVRGGRAVPLKANVDQALNNPETQVRSVVVFQRTGGSVDWNSERDVWWHEATEQASSECAPEPMNAEDPLFILYTSGSTGKPKGVLHTTGGYLVYATMTFKYIFDYQPGEVFWCTADVGWITGHTYLVYGPLSNGAKTILFEGVPNYPNTSRMSEVVDKHQVNILYTAPTAIRALMAKGDEAIQGTSRSSLRVMGSVGEPINPEAWEWYYKTIGDERCPIVDTWWQTETGGILITPLPGATELKAGSATRPFFGVQPALLDNEGNPLEGANEGNLVITDSWPGQMRTIYGDHERFEQTYFSTFKGVYTTGDGARRDEDGYYWITGRVDDVLNVSGHRMGTAEIESALVAFDKIAEAAIVGIPHDIKGQAIYAYITLNDGEFPSAELHKEVKDWVRKEIGPIATPDVLHWTDSLPKTRSGKIMRRILRKIATGDTSNLGDTSTLADPSVVEKLIEEKANLV, from the coding sequence ATGAGTGATATTCATATTCATCCCGTCAAAGACAATATCTTACAACACACTCACGCCGACAATGACACTTACCTAAGCATGTACCAAGAATCGGTTACAGACCCACAAGGCTTTTGGGGGAAACATGGCAAGATTGTTGACTGGATGACGCCATTTACTCAAGTCAAAAACACCTCATTCGAACCGGGCAATATTGATATCAAATGGTTTGCAGATGGGCAGTTAAATGTCTCGGCAAACTGCATTGATCGTCACTTGGCAGAACGTGGTGATGAGGTAGCCATCATTTGGGAAGGCGATGACCCTAACGACGACGCTCAAATCACCTTCAACCAATTGCATGACCAAGTTTGTCGCTTTGCCAACGTGCTCAAAGCGCAGGGTGTAAAAAAAGGCGATGTGGTGTGTTTATACATGCCCATGGTGCCTGAAGCGGCGGTGGCCATGCTAGCTTGTACCCGGATTGGTGCCGTTCATACCGTCGTATTTGGTGGCTTCTCTCCTGACGCTTTAGCCGGTCGCATTATTGATTCAAATGCCCATGTTGTGATCACCGCTGATGAAGGGGTGCGTGGTGGCCGTGCTGTGCCACTTAAAGCCAATGTCGATCAGGCATTAAATAACCCAGAAACCCAAGTACGCAGTGTGGTGGTCTTCCAGCGTACCGGTGGCTCAGTGGACTGGAATAGCGAGCGCGATGTGTGGTGGCATGAAGCAACTGAGCAAGCCTCTTCAGAGTGTGCACCAGAGCCGATGAATGCCGAAGACCCACTCTTTATTCTTTATACTTCAGGCTCAACCGGTAAACCTAAAGGCGTTTTACACACCACTGGCGGCTATCTGGTGTATGCCACCATGACCTTTAAATATATTTTTGATTACCAACCGGGAGAGGTTTTCTGGTGTACCGCCGATGTCGGTTGGATCACCGGCCACACTTATTTAGTTTACGGGCCTCTTTCTAATGGCGCTAAAACCATTTTGTTTGAAGGGGTGCCGAATTATCCAAATACCAGTCGCATGAGTGAAGTAGTCGATAAACATCAAGTCAACATTCTTTATACCGCTCCAACGGCCATCCGAGCTCTCATGGCAAAAGGGGATGAAGCGATCCAAGGCACTTCCCGTTCAAGCTTGCGTGTTATGGGCTCGGTGGGCGAACCGATTAACCCAGAAGCATGGGAGTGGTATTACAAAACCATCGGCGATGAGCGTTGCCCGATCGTCGATACCTGGTGGCAAACCGAAACTGGGGGCATTTTGATCACGCCGCTGCCGGGTGCAACTGAACTGAAAGCAGGCTCAGCCACTCGCCCATTCTTTGGCGTGCAACCGGCATTACTGGATAACGAAGGCAATCCTCTTGAAGGGGCGAATGAAGGTAACTTAGTGATTACCGATTCATGGCCCGGCCAAATGCGCACCATTTATGGCGATCACGAACGCTTTGAACAAACCTACTTCTCCACCTTCAAAGGCGTCTACACCACCGGTGATGGTGCCCGTCGTGATGAAGATGGTTACTACTGGATCACCGGTCGTGTCGATGATGTCTTAAATGTGTCTGGTCACCGCATGGGCACTGCCGAGATTGAATCAGCATTAGTGGCCTTTGATAAGATTGCAGAAGCGGCGATTGTCGGCATCCCACATGACATTAAAGGCCAAGCGATTTACGCCTACATCACCCTTAATGATGGAGAGTTCCCATCAGCTGAATTACATAAAGAAGTGAAAGACTGGGTACGCAAAGAAATCGGCCCCATCGCCA
- a CDS encoding 3'-5' exonuclease — protein sequence MNSLQRLWWFYRLKHSPYQPLFAAIPKGEFVSLDCETTSLNPQQAELVTVAATKIINNKIMTSQPFHLKFQAPQSLSSQSIKIHQLRHHDLAEGYSEQEGLSKLLDFIGNRPLVGYHIRYDKTILDRAYKKHFGFPLPNPLIEVSHLYHAQLERQLPNAYCDLSLEAICRHLELPLQDRHDALQDAITAALIYVRLTYGPLPNPSLAYKKRH from the coding sequence ATGAATAGCTTACAACGCTTATGGTGGTTCTATCGCCTCAAACATTCTCCTTACCAGCCCTTATTCGCCGCGATCCCGAAAGGCGAGTTTGTCTCTCTCGATTGTGAAACCACCAGCCTGAACCCTCAACAAGCGGAACTGGTTACAGTGGCGGCGACCAAAATCATCAATAACAAAATCATGACTAGCCAGCCTTTTCATCTTAAATTTCAAGCGCCTCAATCCCTCAGCAGTCAGTCAATAAAAATACACCAATTGCGCCACCATGATTTAGCTGAAGGGTACAGCGAGCAAGAAGGACTGAGCAAGTTACTCGATTTCATTGGTAACCGACCTTTGGTTGGCTATCACATTCGTTACGATAAAACGATTTTGGACCGCGCCTACAAAAAGCATTTTGGTTTTCCGCTGCCCAATCCTCTGATTGAAGTGAGCCACCTGTACCACGCTCAGCTCGAACGCCAACTGCCCAATGCGTATTGTGATTTAAGTTTAGAGGCGATCTGTCGTCATTTAGAGCTGCCGTTGCAAGATCGCCATGATGCGTTACAAGACGCCATTACCGCGGCCTTAATTTATGTGCGTTTAACCTATGGGCCGTTACCTAACCCGAGCTTGGCATATAAGAAACGCCACTGA